The DNA segment AAATCGAGCCCGCGATGAGCCGGCCGTCGCGCCGCGGCACCAGGATTCCGTCGGGTGAAAACAGCGACGGCCCGAGCAGCCCCGGCGGCCCCTCAAAGCAGATGATCTGACCGCGCACCGGATAGAAGCGCAGCTGGTCCGCCTCGAGGCCGCGAATTTCTCCCGCCCATGCACCGGCCGCGTCGATGACGACATCGCTTTCTTCCTTGGAGCCGTCGTCGAACCGCACCCCGGTCACACGTCCGCCGCGGCTTAAAATTTCAGCGACTCGCGTGCTCTCCTGAAACACCGCACCCGCCCTCTGAGCCGCACGAATATAGGCCATGGTGAGTTTGCGATTCTCGGTGCGCCGGTTGGTCGGCAGGTGCAGCGCGAAGATGATGTCGGGCGACAAGGCCGGTGCGAACTGGAGCGCCTGGGCGGGCGTCAACTCCTCGACCTGCGCACCGAGTTCGCGCTGCCATCGCGCGCGACTTTTCAGGCGCGCCGCGCTTTCTTCCTCGAATGCGACATACAAGGCGCCCGGTTCATCGTATTCCGGATCGATTCCGCTCTCGCGGGTAAGCCGCTCGACTATCGCGTCGAACGCATTTTTTCCCGCCATGCACAGA comes from the Candidatus Binataceae bacterium genome and includes:
- the thiO gene encoding glycine oxidase ThiO; the protein is MKALIVGGGIIGGAVAWRLAQEGVAVKVFERGRLGQEASWAAAGLIGPQVEAQEPGTFFDLCMAGKNAFDAIVERLTRESGIDPEYDEPGALYVAFEEESAARLKSRARWQRELGAQVEELTPAQALQFAPALSPDIIFALHLPTNRRTENRKLTMAYIRAAQRAGAVFQESTRVAEILSRGGRVTGVRFDDGSKEESDVVIDAAGAWAGEIRGLEADQLRFYPVRGQIICFEGPPGLLGPSLFSPDGILVPRRDGRLIAGSIFEDAGFNKSVTLAGIATITSAVAAMVPGLGGAAFRETWAGLRPASDDLMPVLGESPSVAGVFYAAGHFRSGILLSALTGQVIADLVSGRKPLIDLAAFSPARFKNGTVKRVALDMKHI